From the genome of Rathayibacter sp. VKM Ac-2759, one region includes:
- a CDS encoding DUF4870 domain-containing protein — translation MTTAPTPPPPAVRPPAAALSWGLGLLGLLLVPFVNLVISGIVMVAVGLHQSRAGGLARANGRRAADWGLTVLVIAVPCTVVWVVALSIRASGFLPWDLAVIVWLLLGVVNLVVAVVGLVQASGGRAVRVPAIRFLR, via the coding sequence GTGACGACCGCCCCGACACCGCCGCCGCCCGCCGTCCGGCCGCCCGCCGCGGCCCTGTCCTGGGGACTCGGGCTCCTGGGGCTGCTCCTGGTCCCGTTCGTCAACCTCGTGATCAGCGGGATCGTGATGGTGGCCGTCGGCCTGCACCAGAGCCGCGCCGGCGGACTCGCCCGCGCGAACGGCCGACGGGCCGCGGACTGGGGCCTCACCGTCCTCGTGATCGCCGTCCCCTGCACGGTGGTGTGGGTCGTCGCCCTGTCGATCCGCGCGAGCGGCTTCCTCCCCTGGGATCTCGCCGTGATCGTCTGGCTGCTGCTCGGAGTGGTCAATCTCGTCGTCGCGGTCGTCGGGCTCGTGCAGGCCTCCGGCGGCCGGGCCGTGCGGGTCCCGGCGATCCGCTTCCTCCGCTGA
- a CDS encoding glycosyltransferase family 9 protein, which produces MVAIAPLRDRFDAVERIAVLRGGGLGDLLFALPAVEALAASYPGAEITLLGTPAHRVLLEGVDSPIADVEVLPVAQGVRDGQGEDERVVEDFTARMRGRRFDLAVQLHGGGRFSNPFLQRLGARHTIGSRTDDAAELERTIPYVYYQHEMLRALEIAGLAGAPATRLEPFLHVDPERRDRLAAALPAGGPLVLIHPGATDVRRRWPSGSFAEVARALLEDGARVLVVGDASDAPAADEIVAAAPGAVSWAGAVELPDLAPLLSLADVVLGNDSGPRHLAAAVGAPTVGIFWVGNAINAQPLGRQRHRVQLSWTTRCPVCGIDVTQVGWTAPRCEHELSFVDDVPVDRVLEDVRGVLAATR; this is translated from the coding sequence GTGGTCGCCATCGCCCCGCTCCGAGACCGCTTCGACGCCGTCGAGAGGATCGCCGTCCTGCGCGGCGGCGGACTCGGCGACCTGCTCTTCGCGCTGCCGGCCGTCGAGGCGCTCGCCGCGTCGTACCCGGGCGCCGAGATCACTCTGCTGGGCACTCCGGCCCACCGGGTGCTGCTCGAGGGGGTCGACTCGCCGATCGCCGACGTGGAGGTGCTGCCGGTCGCGCAGGGTGTCCGCGACGGGCAGGGCGAGGACGAGCGCGTCGTCGAGGACTTCACCGCCCGGATGCGCGGACGACGCTTCGACCTCGCGGTGCAGCTGCACGGAGGCGGACGGTTCTCGAACCCGTTCCTGCAGCGGCTCGGCGCGCGGCACACGATCGGCTCGCGCACCGACGACGCGGCCGAGCTCGAGCGCACGATCCCCTACGTCTACTACCAGCACGAGATGCTGCGCGCCCTCGAGATCGCCGGGCTCGCGGGCGCTCCGGCGACCCGGCTCGAGCCGTTCCTGCACGTCGACCCCGAGCGCCGCGACCGGCTCGCCGCCGCGCTGCCCGCGGGCGGTCCGCTCGTGCTGATCCACCCGGGCGCGACGGATGTGCGCCGCCGGTGGCCGAGCGGGTCGTTCGCCGAGGTGGCGCGGGCGCTGCTCGAGGACGGGGCGCGCGTGCTCGTGGTGGGCGACGCCTCCGATGCGCCCGCCGCCGACGAGATCGTGGCCGCGGCACCGGGAGCCGTCTCGTGGGCGGGCGCGGTCGAGCTGCCCGATCTCGCGCCCCTGCTCTCGCTCGCCGATGTCGTGCTCGGCAACGACAGCGGGCCGCGGCACCTCGCGGCGGCGGTCGGGGCGCCGACGGTCGGGATCTTCTGGGTGGGCAACGCGATCAACGCCCAGCCCCTCGGCCGGCAGCGCCACCGCGTGCAGCTGAGCTGGACGACGCGCTGCCCCGTCTGCGGCATCGACGTGACGCAGGTGGGCTGGACGGCTCCGCGGTGCGAGCACGAGCTGAGCTTCGTCGACGACGTGCCGGTCGACCGGGTGCTCGAGGACGTGCGCGGAGTGCTCGCCGCGACGCGCTGA
- a CDS encoding MarR family transcriptional regulator has protein sequence MSRHSPRQHLLDGFPDAAVRFFRALEAHRSRLAAEHGLSEIELRCLFRIGAAGSVTPKELSTALSVSKGAVTGITTRLVSSGLVHRVEHPQDRRSLHLELTAAGHDATRTMHRDLRRLLSADGTDVGDDDLAAATTVLDRLARRLDADPRDPG, from the coding sequence GTGAGCCGGCACTCCCCCCGGCAGCACCTGCTCGACGGCTTCCCCGACGCGGCGGTGCGCTTCTTCCGGGCTCTCGAGGCGCACCGGAGCCGCCTCGCCGCCGAGCACGGGCTGTCGGAGATCGAGCTGCGCTGCCTCTTCCGCATCGGCGCGGCCGGCTCCGTGACCCCCAAGGAGCTCTCGACCGCGCTGTCTGTGTCGAAGGGGGCGGTCACCGGGATCACGACCCGGCTCGTGTCGTCCGGGCTCGTGCACCGGGTCGAGCACCCCCAGGACCGCCGCAGCCTCCACCTCGAGCTCACCGCGGCCGGGCACGACGCGACGCGGACGATGCACCGCGACCTGCGCCGGCTGCTCTCCGCCGACGGGACCGACGTCGGCGACGACGATCTGGCGGCGGCGACGACGGTGCTCGACCGCCTCGCCCGGAGGCTCGACGCCGACCCCCGCGACCCCGGCTGA
- a CDS encoding bacteriorhodopsin — translation MIPDILTQGQYDTVYNALSLVIASQLFTAVFLLISLPRVLPRYRQAITVALVVCGIAAYHYFRIFDSFKAAFVTDSVGGTGDYTQAAGASFNEGYRYVDWLLTVPLLLVELVAVLALARKVQSRLLYRLVPASALMIALGYPGEISGDNGVRGIFGILSTIPFAYILFVLFTQLSRSLKNQPAGVRGTLGRLRFLLLLSWGVYPIAYLLPLLDVSGADAWVGKQVGYSIADIVAKAVYALIILHVAKVKSYDDDHAFAAVETSRADAPEREAPVEHGVASEGEALARG, via the coding sequence ATGATTCCCGACATCCTGACCCAGGGTCAGTACGACACCGTCTACAACGCCCTCTCGCTCGTGATCGCCTCGCAGCTGTTCACGGCCGTGTTCCTCCTGATCTCGCTGCCCAGGGTGCTGCCCCGGTACCGGCAGGCGATCACGGTCGCGCTCGTGGTCTGCGGCATCGCGGCGTACCACTACTTCCGCATCTTCGACTCCTTCAAGGCGGCCTTCGTCACCGACTCGGTCGGCGGCACCGGCGACTACACCCAGGCCGCCGGCGCCTCCTTCAACGAGGGCTACCGCTACGTCGACTGGCTCCTGACCGTGCCGCTGCTGCTGGTCGAGCTCGTCGCGGTGCTCGCCCTCGCGCGGAAGGTGCAGTCGCGCCTGCTCTACCGGCTGGTCCCGGCGTCGGCGCTGATGATCGCGCTCGGCTACCCGGGTGAGATCAGCGGGGACAACGGCGTGCGGGGGATCTTCGGGATCCTCTCGACGATCCCGTTCGCCTACATCCTGTTCGTCCTCTTCACCCAGCTCAGCCGGTCGCTGAAGAACCAGCCGGCCGGGGTGCGCGGCACGCTGGGACGCCTCCGCTTCCTCCTGCTGCTCAGCTGGGGCGTGTACCCCATCGCCTACCTGCTGCCGCTGCTCGACGTCTCGGGCGCCGACGCCTGGGTGGGCAAGCAGGTGGGGTACTCGATCGCGGACATCGTCGCGAAGGCCGTCTACGCGCTGATCATCCTCCACGTCGCGAAGGTGAAGTCGTACGACGACGACCACGCCTTCGCGGCGGTCGAGACCTCCCGGGCCGATGCTCCCGAGCGCGAGGCTCCGGTCGAGCACGGTGTCGCGAGCGAGGGCGAGGCGCTCGCCCGAGGGTGA
- a CDS encoding aldehyde dehydrogenase family protein has protein sequence MTVTIDITTPAATATSPADAVRRARAAFPAWAATAPAERGALLRAAAHAVAAREDELAILNTDETGKPAGDALGGVRAGVDTLLQYAELGPLHRGRSLRGGALNVDLALPHPRGVVLALTPWNDPVAVAAGMLGAAIVSGDVVIHKPSERSPGTGALFTRILVEALPEGVLTLVEGDGAVGDALARTEGVDVLAHVGSTATGRALARVAAVTGAHVILENGGNDALVVDADVDPVWAAQQAALGAFANAGQICTSVERIYVHRDVAEAFTTALVAEAERWSAGPLPRLVDARMRDAVHEHVSEALGQGARALTGGEPGEGTFYPATVLADCTDDMLVMTEETFGPVAPIVVVDGFDEGLSRAAESPYGLAATVLTGDMEHAHRAAAVLPVGTVKINGVFGGAPGGSAQPRGTSGSGFGYGPELLDEMTTTTVVHFGLPVLRGAAS, from the coding sequence GTGACCGTGACCATCGACATCACGACCCCCGCCGCCACCGCCACGAGCCCCGCCGACGCCGTCCGACGCGCCCGCGCGGCGTTCCCCGCCTGGGCCGCCACCGCGCCCGCCGAGCGGGGCGCCCTGCTGCGCGCCGCCGCGCACGCCGTCGCCGCGCGCGAGGACGAGCTCGCGATCCTCAACACCGACGAGACGGGCAAGCCCGCCGGCGATGCCCTCGGCGGTGTCCGCGCCGGAGTCGACACCCTGCTGCAGTACGCGGAGCTCGGCCCGCTGCACCGCGGCAGGAGCCTGCGCGGAGGCGCACTCAACGTCGATCTCGCCCTGCCGCACCCCCGCGGCGTGGTCCTGGCGCTCACCCCGTGGAACGACCCCGTCGCCGTCGCCGCCGGCATGCTCGGCGCCGCGATCGTCTCGGGTGACGTCGTGATCCACAAGCCCAGCGAGCGCAGCCCCGGCACCGGAGCCCTCTTCACCCGGATCCTGGTCGAGGCCCTGCCCGAGGGCGTGCTGACCCTCGTCGAGGGCGACGGCGCCGTCGGCGACGCGCTCGCCCGCACCGAGGGCGTCGACGTCCTCGCCCACGTCGGCTCGACCGCGACCGGCCGAGCGCTCGCCCGGGTCGCAGCCGTCACCGGCGCCCACGTCATCCTCGAGAACGGCGGCAACGACGCACTGGTGGTCGACGCCGACGTCGATCCCGTCTGGGCCGCCCAGCAGGCCGCGCTCGGAGCCTTCGCGAACGCCGGTCAGATCTGCACGTCGGTCGAGCGCATCTACGTGCACCGCGACGTCGCCGAGGCGTTCACGACCGCGCTGGTCGCCGAGGCCGAGCGCTGGAGCGCCGGCCCCCTCCCGCGCCTCGTCGACGCCCGCATGCGCGACGCCGTCCACGAGCACGTGAGCGAGGCGCTCGGGCAGGGCGCCCGCGCCCTCACCGGCGGCGAGCCCGGCGAGGGCACCTTCTACCCCGCGACCGTGCTCGCCGACTGCACCGACGACATGCTGGTGATGACCGAGGAGACCTTCGGCCCGGTCGCGCCGATCGTCGTCGTCGACGGTTTCGACGAGGGCCTCTCCCGCGCGGCCGAGAGCCCCTACGGCCTCGCCGCCACGGTCCTCACCGGCGACATGGAGCACGCGCACCGCGCCGCGGCCGTCCTCCCCGTCGGCACGGTCAAGATCAACGGCGTCTTCGGAGGCGCCCCCGGCGGCAGCGCCCAGCCGCGCGGCACCAGCGGCTCGGGCTTCGGCTACGGCCCCGAGCTGCTCGACGAGATGACGACCACCACGGTCGTGCACTTCGGTCTCCCTGTGCTGCGCGGAGCCGCCTCATGA